Within Roseisolibacter agri, the genomic segment GTACATTCGGGCCACCTGCCGTCCTACCCTCCCGGTCCTTCATGCCCCACCGACCGCCGTTCGCCCGACCGCGTCCGTCGCGCCGCCGACTCGCCGTGGGCATCGCCGCCGCCGTGCTGGGGACCGCCGCCTTCATGTGGCGGCGCACGCCGCCGCGGGTCCAGGTGCTCGACACCCAGGAGCACCGCGTGCGCGTCACGACGGTCGTCGACGGGCTCCGCAGCCCGTGGGGGCTGACCTTCCTGCCGGGCGGCGACCTGCTGATCACCGAGAAGCGCGGGCGCCTGCGGCTGGTGCGCGCGGGCGTCCTGCAGCCGGAGCCGGTGGCCGAGCTGGAGGTCGCCTCGTCGGGGCAGGGCGGGCTGCTCGACGTCGAGCTGCACCCCGGCTTCGCGCGGAACCGGCTGGTCTATCTCACCTACTCCAAGCCGGGACCGCGCGGCAGCACGACGGCGCTCGCGCGGGGGCGCTGGGACGGCAGCCGCCTCGTCGACGTGCAGGACGTCTTCGTGGCCGAGGCGTGGGGCCGCGGCGGGCAGCACTTCGGGTCGCGTATCGTCTTCGACCGCGCCGGGATGGTCTACTTCGGGGTCGGGGAGCGCAACGAGAAGTATCCGGCGCAGGACCTCGCGTCCGACAAGGGGAAGATCCTGCGGCTGCACGACGACGGGCGCATCCCGCGCGACAATCCATTCGTCGGCCGCACCGACGCGCGCCCCGAGATCTTCAGCTACGGGCACCGCAACCCGCAGGGGATGACGCTGCATCCCGTGACGGGCGAGCTGTGGGAGACCGAGCACGGCGCGCGCGGCGGCGACGAGGTGAACCACGTGCGCGCGGGGCGCAACTACGGCTGGCCGCGCATCACGCACGGCGTCGACTACTCCGGCGCGCGCATCAGCCCCGACTCGGCCCTGCCGGGCATGGAGCAGCCCGTGCTGCACTGGACGCCGTCCATCGCCCCGTCGGGGCTCGCGATCTACGCCGGCGACCGCTTCCCGCGGTGGCGCGGGCACCTGTTCGCGGGCGCGCTCGCGGGGCAGCAGCTGCGCCGCGTCGTGGTCGAGGGCGACCGCGCGGTGCATCAGGAGACGCTGCTGGAGGGCCGCTCGCGCATCCGCGCGGTGAAGAACGGCCCCGACGGCAACCTCTATCTCCTGACGGACGCGTCCGAAGGTTCGCTGTTGCGGGTCGAGCCCGCGCCATAGCATCGTGGGACCGGCGCGCGGCGCTGCACTGCCTCACCTGCACCTGGCCTGCCCATGCGGTCCGTAGACCTGCACCTGGTGCCCGGCGGCGCGTCCGTCGGCAGCTCGCCATCGGAGCATGGCGATCCGCGCGAGCGCGTCCCCGAGGGACCCGGCCACTCGGTCCAGTTCTACGAGAACGAGGCGTTCCTCGCCGCGGCGGTCGCCGACTTCGTGGCCGACGGCGTGGTCGCCGAGGAGCCGGTGCTCGTGATCGCGACCGCGACGCATCGGCGGGCGTTCGTGCGCCGGCTGCGCGCGAAGGGCGTGGACGTCGAGCAGGCGCGCGGCGCGGGGCTGCTCACGTGGTGCGACGCCGACGCGATGCTCGGGCGCATCATGGACGGCGGGCAGCCCAACGAGGACCGCTTCCGCGCGGAGCTCGGCCCGCTGCTGGAGCGCGCGGAGCTGCGCCGGCGCGGCGCGACCGTGCGCGCGTATGGCGAGATGGTGGACGTCCTCTGGCAGCGTGGCGAGATGCTCGCGGCGCTGCGGCTCGAGGCGCTGTGGAACGAGCTCGCGACCACGTACCACTTCGCGCTGCTGTGCGGCTACGCGATGGGACCGTTCTACGGGCTCGCGGGCACCGCGCACCACCAGGCGGTGTGCGGCTGCCACACGCACGTCATGCCCACGCGTCGCACGATGGCGCCGCCCGCGCCGCCCCTTCCCACGCCGCTGCCGCTCGCGGTCGCGCATCCGGCCGACGGCGAGACGCCGGACGACGCGGACGACGTGGACGACGCCTCCGAGGCCGAGCGGGAGCGCGACGCGCTGCGACGCCAGACGCGCGTGCTCGTGGCGGAGGTGGCGGAACGGCGGCGGCTGGAGCAGCAGCTGCGCGCCGCGCTGGCCGAGCAACGGCGCGTGGAGCGCGAGCTGCAGCGCAGCCGTCGGCTCCTGCTCGAGGCGCAGCGCGTCGCGCGCGTCGGCTCGTGGTCGGTGATCCCCGCCACGGGCGTCACCGAGTGGTCGGACGAGCTGTGGAAGCTCCTCGGCCTGTCGCCCGAGGCGGGCGCGCCGTCGGTGGAGCGGCTGATGGCGGCGGTGCACGAGGAGGACGTCGCGGCCGTGCGCGCGATGCTGCGCCGTGCGGCGGCCGCCGCGATCGCCGGCACCAGCGCGCCCGCGGCCGACGACGTGCGCATCCGACACGCCGACGGCACGGTGCGCATCTGCGAGTTCCGCGTCGCGTCCACGCCCGCGAGCACGCAGCAGCCACCGATGCTGCACGGCACGCTGCTGGACGTGACCGCGCAGCGTGCGGCCGAGACCGAGCGGCGCGCGCTAGACGCGCGGCTGCTGGAGACGCAACGCCTGGAGACGCTGGGCGTGCTCGCGGGCGGCATCGCGCACGACTTCAACAACCTGCTCACGAGCATCCTCGGCAACGCCGACATGCTGCAGTTCGCGCTGCCGGAGGGCACCGGCGAGCGCGTGCTGGTGGACGAGATCCTGCTCGCGGGCCGACGCTCCGCCGACCTGTCGCGGCAGCTGCTCGCGTACGCGGGCCACGCGTCGTACGTCGTGCGCGCGCTCGACCTGTCGGCGCTCGCGGTGGAGGTGGGCGCGCTCCTGCGCACCGCCATGCCGGCCGGCGGCACGCTGCGACTGGACGTGCCACGCGGCGGGATGGTGGCGGGCGACCGCGCGCAGCTGACGCAGGTGCTGATGAATCTCGTCACGAACGCCGCGGAGGCGCTCAATCCCGACGGCGGCACCGTGACGGTGCGCGTGCGCGAGCACACGCTCGACGAGCGCGAGGCGGCGCGGCTGGCGAAGGTGTGCGCCACCGGCGGCGGTCCGCTGCCCGCAGGGCCGTGCGTCCGCCTCGAGGTCAGCGACACGGGCGTCGGCATGTCGCGCGAGGTGCGCGCGCGGATGTTCGAGCCCTTCTTCACGACCAAGCGCAGCGGCCGCGGGCTCGGGCTCGCGGCGACGCTCGGGATCGTGCGCGCGCACGGCGGCGCGCTGGCGGTGACCAGCACGCAGGGGCAGGGCACGACCGTGCGCGTCTGGCTGCCGGCGGCGCCGTCGGGCGCGGAGGCGGAGCGCGCCGGCGCGGTGGCGGCGAGCGGCGCGCCGGCGGCGGTGCCGCAGCCGCGCATCCTCGTGGTGGACGACGATCCCGCCGTGCGCGGCACGCTCGCGCGGCTGCTCGGGCGCCTGCGCTACGACGTCGTGCAGGCCGGCGGCGCGAGCGAGGCGCTCGCCGCGCTCGATGCCGGCGACGCCCCACCCGCCCTCGCGATCGTCGACTTCACGATGCCCGAGGCGGGGGGGCAGGAGACGGCGCACCGGCTCCAGGAGCGGTGCCCCGGCCTGCCCGTGCTCTTCACCAGCGGCTACGGCGATGCCGAGGCGCCCGGCGGGGCCACGCTGCCCACGCTTGGCGAGCGCCCGCTGCTGCCCAAGCCCTACGACCTGCGGACGCTGGAGCGCCTGGTGGGGGGCGCGCTGCGCGCGAGGGACGCCGCGCCGGGGGGCTGAGCGCCGGGCACGCCGGCCCACGGCCCAGCGTTCCGGAGGGGAGCCGCGTCATTGAGGCACGGGTCGGCTGGACGACCCGGGGCGCCGTGCGCCCGCGCGATTCCCTACTGTCCCATCCCTACGATATGAAGCGAGCAGCTCCCGTCCTGGCGGCGCTCGTCGTCAGCGCCTGCGCGCGCCCGGCGACGACGCCCGCCACGAACGCGCCCACGCCGGCGCGGGGCCCGAATGCCGGCGCCCCGACCGCCGGCCCGGCCGCGGGTGCGCCCGGCGCCTCGGGCGACTCGACCCAGCGCACCGGCGCCACCGCCGGCCCGCGCCCCTACGCGCGCGTCATCACCCCGGGCACGCAGACCCGGCGCGGCCTCTTCGTCACGCACCGCCAGAACGAGCGGCTGCTGTTCGAGATCCCGCGGCGCGAGCTCGGGAAGGACATGTACCTCATCGGCCGCTATGCGGCCGCGCCCGCGGCCAACCCGAACCTCCCGGGCGGCGGCTTCGGCGCCTACGGCGGCGACCAGTTCGGCGAGCAGTCGCTGCGCTTCGACCGGCAGGGGAACCGCGTCATCGTCCGCTCCCCGCAGTACGACATCTCGGCCGACACCACCCTGTCGGTGTACGCCGCGGTGCGCGCGTCGAACTACGCGCCGATCATCGCGGTCCTCAACGTCGAGGCGTTCGGTCCCGACAGCGCGCCGGTCGTCGACGTGACGCGCCTGTTCACGACCGCGGTCCCCGAGATCGCGGCGATCCGCGGCACCATCGACCCGCAGCGCTCCTACATCGAGCGCGTGGTCGCCTTCCCGAACAACGTCGAGATCGAGGCGACGCAGACGGGCGTGCCCGCGGCGACCCCCGGGCAGGGCGGCGGTGGTGGCGGCGGCGCGGCCGGCGCGGCCCGTCCGGCGCAGTCGGTGCTCGCGCACTGGTCGCTCGTGAAGCTCCCCGAGAACCCGATGATGCCGCGCCGCTTCGACGAGCGCGTCGGCTACTTCTCCGACCAGACGGTCGACTTCGGGACGAACGAGCCGCGCTCGGTGCGCAGGCGCTTCATCACGCGCTACCGCCTGGAGTGCAGCGACCGCCGCGAGGGCGACCTGTGCTACCCGAAGCAGCCGATCACGTACTACGTCGATCCGGCGACTCCCGAGTGGCTCAAGAAGTGGGTGAAGGCGGGCATCGAGGAGTGGCAGCCGGCGTTCGAGGCGGCGGGCTTCAAGAACGGCATCGTCGCGGCCGAGGCGCCCGCGAACGATCCGGACTGGAGCCCCGAGGACGTCCGTCACACGATGATCCGCTGGCTCCCGTCGACGACGGAGAACGCCGTCGGCCCGAACGTGCACGACCCGCGCACCGGTGAGATCCTCAACGGGTCGGTGCGCATGTTCCACAACGTGATGAACCTCAACCGCTCCTGGTACTTCACCCAGGCGGCGGCGATCGACCCGCGCGCGCGCAAGCTGCCGATGCCCGACTCGCTCTCCGGGCGCCTGCTGCAGTTCGTCGTCGCGCACGAGATCGGGCACACGCTCGGCCTGCAGCACGACCAGATCGGCAGCTCGACCTACCACCCGGACAGCGTGCGCAGCGCGACGTGGGTGGCGAAGATGGGCCACAGCCCGTCGATCATGGACTACTCGCGCTACAACTACGTCGCGCAGCCCGAGGACAACATCCCGCTGCAGTACATCATCCCGCGGGTCGGGCCGTACGACCGGTTCGCGATCATGTGGGGCTACAAGCCGATCCCGGGCGCGACCAGCACCGAGGCGGAGCGCCCGACGCTGAACCGCTGGGCGCGGATGCAGGACACCATCCCGTGGTACCGCTTCTCGGCCAACAACGAGTTCGGCGGCTTCGGCACGCTGTCCGAGGCGGTGGGTGACGCCGACCCGGTGAAGTCGACCACGCTCGGCTACAAGAACCTGCGCCGGGTGATGGGCTACCTGGCCGACGCGACGCGCCTCCCGCTCGAGGACAACAGCGACCTGCGCGAGCTGTACAACCGCACCGTCAACCAGTGGGCGACCGAGGCCGGGCACGTGGCGACGATGATCGCCGGCGGCACGGTGCAGTACAAGGTCGGCGAGCAGCCCGGCCCCGTGTACGCGCCGCTCTCGCGCGCGCGCCAGGCGGAGGCCGTGCGCTTCCTGAACGAGAACGTCTTCCGCACGCCGACGTTCCTGATCGACCCCGAGGTCGGTGCCCGCATCGAGGCCAACGGGATGATCACGCGCATCAACGGCGCGCAGTCGCGCGTCCTGAACGCGGTGCTCGACGATCAGCGGCTGAACCGCCTGCTGGAGCAGGAGGCGATCAACGGCGACCGCGCGTACTCGCTGGCGTCGATGCTCGACGACGTGCGCCGCGGCGTGTGGAGCGAGGCGTACGCCGGCAGCCCGAACGCGGACGCGTACCGCCGCGAGCTGCAGAGCGACATGCTCGCGACCATCGACCGCAAGCTGAACCCGCCGGCGACGCCGGCCGGGGGGCAGCAGCAGCCGAACTTCCCGGGCTTCACGCCGCCGGCGCCGCTGTCGGACGACGCGAAGTCGCACCTGCGTGGCACGCTGACGACGCTGAAGGCGGACCTGCAGCGCGCGATCCCGCGCACGACGGACCGCGCCACCAAGCTGCACTTCCAGGGCGCGGTGCAGCGCATCGACAACATCCTCGACCCGAAGGGCTGAGTCGCGGACGCTTCGAAGACGACGACGCCCCCGCGGCCACTGGCCGCGGGGGCGTCGTCGTCTCGGGCAACCGATCGGCGTGTCGGGCCCGAACTGCAACAGCAGCAAGGATGAAATCTGATCAGATCGGATAAAAGCGGATGGCTCCGTGTGGCAGCGAGGGATCTCGCGGTCCACCGGAGCCATCCGTCGTTATCAGACCTTATCCGATCTTATCCTTGCAAATGCCCTTTGCAGCTTGGGCCGACGCGGCGATCAGCGCGTGCCCGGCGTGTGCGACGTCAGGTACAGGTTCAGCGATCCGAACGAGAGCTTCGACTTGAGCTGCAGGATGATCCGGCGATCGTCGTCGGAGATCCACACCTCGGCCTTGCCGCCCTCGGAGAAGATGCCGTTGGTCTTGATCGACGGCTGCACGACCACGGCGTCGAACGTCCCGGCGGGCACCGTCACGCGCTCGCGGCGCAGC encodes:
- a CDS encoding PQQ-dependent sugar dehydrogenase, with translation MPHRPPFARPRPSRRRLAVGIAAAVLGTAAFMWRRTPPRVQVLDTQEHRVRVTTVVDGLRSPWGLTFLPGGDLLITEKRGRLRLVRAGVLQPEPVAELEVASSGQGGLLDVELHPGFARNRLVYLTYSKPGPRGSTTALARGRWDGSRLVDVQDVFVAEAWGRGGQHFGSRIVFDRAGMVYFGVGERNEKYPAQDLASDKGKILRLHDDGRIPRDNPFVGRTDARPEIFSYGHRNPQGMTLHPVTGELWETEHGARGGDEVNHVRAGRNYGWPRITHGVDYSGARISPDSALPGMEQPVLHWTPSIAPSGLAIYAGDRFPRWRGHLFAGALAGQQLRRVVVEGDRAVHQETLLEGRSRIRAVKNGPDGNLYLLTDASEGSLLRVEPAP
- a CDS encoding MEDS domain-containing protein — its product is MRSVDLHLVPGGASVGSSPSEHGDPRERVPEGPGHSVQFYENEAFLAAAVADFVADGVVAEEPVLVIATATHRRAFVRRLRAKGVDVEQARGAGLLTWCDADAMLGRIMDGGQPNEDRFRAELGPLLERAELRRRGATVRAYGEMVDVLWQRGEMLAALRLEALWNELATTYHFALLCGYAMGPFYGLAGTAHHQAVCGCHTHVMPTRRTMAPPAPPLPTPLPLAVAHPADGETPDDADDVDDASEAERERDALRRQTRVLVAEVAERRRLEQQLRAALAEQRRVERELQRSRRLLLEAQRVARVGSWSVIPATGVTEWSDELWKLLGLSPEAGAPSVERLMAAVHEEDVAAVRAMLRRAAAAAIAGTSAPAADDVRIRHADGTVRICEFRVASTPASTQQPPMLHGTLLDVTAQRAAETERRALDARLLETQRLETLGVLAGGIAHDFNNLLTSILGNADMLQFALPEGTGERVLVDEILLAGRRSADLSRQLLAYAGHASYVVRALDLSALAVEVGALLRTAMPAGGTLRLDVPRGGMVAGDRAQLTQVLMNLVTNAAEALNPDGGTVTVRVREHTLDEREAARLAKVCATGGGPLPAGPCVRLEVSDTGVGMSREVRARMFEPFFTTKRSGRGLGLAATLGIVRAHGGALAVTSTQGQGTTVRVWLPAAPSGAEAERAGAVAASGAPAAVPQPRILVVDDDPAVRGTLARLLGRLRYDVVQAGGASEALAALDAGDAPPALAIVDFTMPEAGGQETAHRLQERCPGLPVLFTSGYGDAEAPGGATLPTLGERPLLPKPYDLRTLERLVGGALRARDAAPGG
- a CDS encoding zinc-dependent metalloprotease; translation: MKRAAPVLAALVVSACARPATTPATNAPTPARGPNAGAPTAGPAAGAPGASGDSTQRTGATAGPRPYARVITPGTQTRRGLFVTHRQNERLLFEIPRRELGKDMYLIGRYAAAPAANPNLPGGGFGAYGGDQFGEQSLRFDRQGNRVIVRSPQYDISADTTLSVYAAVRASNYAPIIAVLNVEAFGPDSAPVVDVTRLFTTAVPEIAAIRGTIDPQRSYIERVVAFPNNVEIEATQTGVPAATPGQGGGGGGGAAGAARPAQSVLAHWSLVKLPENPMMPRRFDERVGYFSDQTVDFGTNEPRSVRRRFITRYRLECSDRREGDLCYPKQPITYYVDPATPEWLKKWVKAGIEEWQPAFEAAGFKNGIVAAEAPANDPDWSPEDVRHTMIRWLPSTTENAVGPNVHDPRTGEILNGSVRMFHNVMNLNRSWYFTQAAAIDPRARKLPMPDSLSGRLLQFVVAHEIGHTLGLQHDQIGSSTYHPDSVRSATWVAKMGHSPSIMDYSRYNYVAQPEDNIPLQYIIPRVGPYDRFAIMWGYKPIPGATSTEAERPTLNRWARMQDTIPWYRFSANNEFGGFGTLSEAVGDADPVKSTTLGYKNLRRVMGYLADATRLPLEDNSDLRELYNRTVNQWATEAGHVATMIAGGTVQYKVGEQPGPVYAPLSRARQAEAVRFLNENVFRTPTFLIDPEVGARIEANGMITRINGAQSRVLNAVLDDQRLNRLLEQEAINGDRAYSLASMLDDVRRGVWSEAYAGSPNADAYRRELQSDMLATIDRKLNPPATPAGGQQQPNFPGFTPPAPLSDDAKSHLRGTLTTLKADLQRAIPRTTDRATKLHFQGAVQRIDNILDPKG